Genomic window (Dioscorea cayenensis subsp. rotundata cultivar TDr96_F1 unplaced genomic scaffold, TDr96_F1_v2_PseudoChromosome.rev07_lg8_w22 25.fasta BLBR01001191.1, whole genome shotgun sequence):
TCTGTCTCTCTTCGCAATAATCATTACTGCGTTCCACTGCGAATATTTTATGAACTTCTGCGGTTAACAgttaatattttctttctatttatatatataaaagggtcTTAAAACATGACCAAAATTCGCTAGCATTcccccaataaaaaaaaaataataaaggaaaagcAGGCATCTCTAAGTTAGAGGAATGAGTATTAATTAACAAATGTCAAAAGATAACTAGAGcccccaacaaaaaaacaaaaaaacaatgcaGCTACGCAACCGGAAAAATTTAATGTCAACTGTCAACTCTATCAACAAACATGTATTGCCTGATTTGATCCTCAagctaagaaaaaaacaagaagaagaaaaagaacctCCGTCGGCGGCGCCGATGACTTGCCGGAGGAATCACGGAGCTTGAAAACAATCCTAGTGTTGTAGTCAGGATGAGAAGTATAGAAATCATCCTTGGCCATCTTCATGGACAAAAAGCAGGTCTTGCCCAATGAAGAATTCATATCGAGGACGACGCCAATACTCACCGGCGTCGGCTCCCCGGAGAAGATGGGGAGCAAAAACAAGggattgaagaagatgatgaggaaGAGGAGGTGGTCCTTCATGTTAATTATGGAGtgaatggaatatggtttggtGCAAGGCCTAGTGGTGATGTGTATTAAATGGTGAGGTATTGGATCATTGAGAAGACTTGAGAAAAAAGAGTctactttaaataataaatatattagtatTTCTTGTTCCTTAATTATAAACCTTTAGTATTCTTAATTTATAGGGTTTAACTAAACAATAAGGTTAAGGTGGTCAGTGATGGTTTAGTTTATTAGTTTGGTCGTTATTTGTATTTGGCTTTGTGGACATGATGAACTCAAGTCTAATTTGGGATCTTTTTGTGCACTCTTTAGAAATAAAGCAACCGTGTGGTCGGTAAATGATGCCGGATCTTTGGTCTTTAAAACGGGGGAACAAATAGATAAACACTAACGACTTGTGGTCATTGGTTGTTTTAGGTGATAAATCTTTGtcttatataattattataaaataaataccccTTCTCGAGTCCTTTTTATATGTCTCCTTCTAacagcttttattttttattttattttattttatttttttataaatatgacaaATGTTTTTAGTCAACCGAGCCAAAAATTGAATGTTTAGTTTACACGCTTTCATTCGGTGACACGAGATATAAGCTGCAAGCACGAATCTATAACTGGAAATTTATTATCACTATTATGTCCAATGAGATTCGAGCTCCAAATATTTGAACATTTTATACTCGTTCTTTGTAGTAGGGCAAATGCTGCTTAGCCATAAtgcttttagtatttttttatttatctaattaaaaaattaataaaataataaataaataattttaaattttattttttaagtcttACATATAAATCATGTTTAACTATTCCACTTTTCCAATAGTGATTCAGAGAGACAaggaaagaaataattaaagagagaaaaattaatagaattttaaaagtttttaaatacaactaatttttgaaatttgatataatttttataaatttaaaattatcaatgaaTTTTAACCATTTGCTTAATTTGTGTGAAAGAGACCGGAGGGGGCAACATCTTCACATGTTTTTAGTCTTTTggacaaaaagcaaaaaatagaaTAGATTGGCAATTTGCAATTATTAATAccttttgaaataaattattattttatataattagcGTCAACATAAATGTAACTTTCACATCTTTTAATTTAAGCGATGGAcagataaattaattaacttttcaTTTCTCCTATCAACAACTCCAGATGTGAAAAAGCTTAaactcaaaaattttaattaatttttctaataaatttgtggtttatttactttacttaaaatatatatatattaattaatttattagcaCTATGAACAGAAGCCTACAATTGctggataattaattaattatcttgtAACATGAAGATAATTCTCTATATTAAACCTAAAAATTTATAGTACTTATCTTATTATGcagaaaataagaataaaataatcaaaaaatttAGAGTTCAAAACTCAttagaaacaataatagtaactGATCATTGGTAGTAGATACAGTTTCACAGTCCAAACTCTTTGTCCCTAACTGAGAGTGTGCAAATTGGACGATTAATTCTCTATTTATGTGTATACCCTGATGTATGTAGTGCTTgtcatttttgaataaaaaaaatctttatattaaattgttgtttaatataattaaaagacAAGCAGCATCTTCAACTGCGTCTAATCTTTGAACCTAATGGACACATTAAATCAGCACCTTGCAATTGTTGATAATCCTCTATactaaattatcattttatataattataaaataagtttttaatttataataataaataaagaaatgaatgataaattCAAATGCACCTCCAAATCATGtaacaattttaatatattaaatattaattatttttttaaaaaaaatatactaggGGTGGCAATAGTATGTCCAGACCCGCCGGCCAGACTCtaaataaaaagggtttggacataagTTTTGCAAATCCGAGACAGGTCCGAACATGACTAAGTTGTCATgatttaaatccgggccgggTCCAGACATAAAAATTCAGACAATCTGGCCCTTTTacccctaaaattttaaaagcccaCAATCTTAGGGCCATTTGTTTTAAACCCAATTTTCtaaaaacttcaaacatatattgttttttctattaagacttagttttttttttttgtatgatttgagttgagttttgaaTTGTTGACGTTGTTTTTTTCggttaatgtgaattaaattatttttatataatttaatattttagtgaacttaaaaatagcttatagaatttgaaaaaatttaagtatCCAGACAATCTGGTCttaaaataaaccgggtttgaACATGTTAAGTAtgtccaaattttaaaattgggcctaacacaagtttttctatttatattaatagTTATTTGAACCCGATTTTGTCCAGACCCGGATTTTTACCACCCTAAAATATACATTATTAACCCATGCCGCTTCCTCTCCTCCATAAGAAAGATAGGGGATGTAATAAAatgatttcttaaaaattttaataaagttaaataatatacaaaagtaaattaaaaaaaaataaaaataaaccactTGGATTAAAGAAAAAGCATAGTACAtataattgattataaaaaaaattcaatagacataaaaataacaaaaatagctgacataatctgtaattatataatatacataagTTTGGATGACGGAATAGGAATAGAGATAGGAATGGGGGTAATGAACAGAGAAATGGGAATGGGGGTAATGGGGAGGGGATATTaatgaaaactgtgtttggttagaGAGGGTTATGCATTGGGAATGTAAAAAGTAAGTAAAGGATATATGAGACAATTACCTTTATAcccttcttaaaaaaaacaattatgtatatatgtttaatgacaattagaaattattaacttaattaatcaggttaattgattaattatttatttatttaagataattaattatttatttaagataattaattattttattaacttaattaattaggttaattaattatttatttatttaagataattaattattttattaacttaattaattttatttattaattaattacaataattaattaagttaattaattatttttaacttaattaattatgttaattaattattttattaactgaattaattaagttaattaagttaatacaattaattattttattaattaatttaatcaattattttattaactgaattgattaacttaattaattaattttattaattaagttaatcaattattttattaattgaattaattaacttaattaacttaattaattatttaaataattaagttaatcaattgttttattaattgaattaattaagttaattaattaattaatgaagttaacaaaatttattatttattaattaagttaatcaattattttattaactgaattaattaagttttttgagttaattatttaagttaattaaagATGGTTAGGTTTTAAGTTggatatacaaataatattttattttgaaatgagCACAAATGTAATTTCCAATCTCATTAATGGGTATTCCCCCCAATATGGGGGCAATGGCTTATGCCTTTGGGGAAGGTAATGAATACCCCTAGCCTTCAATgattacatgcacaaaagaacatccAAACAAGGGGGAAGGAATGTGTAATCAATGATTACCCTACCAAGGGTAATCATTGATGTCATCCAAACACACCCAACCATCCGTTTGGATGGTGGTAATCATCCCCTTCTAGAGGGGGATGATTACTAATCCCAATGCACACCCAAGTTTGGGTGTGCATTGGATTCTTTGATTACCCTCCATGGGGTGATAACATCACCCCATGGAGGGTAATCATCATtccccccaattttggggggaATGAGGGGGAGGGAGGGGATAATGGACATAaaatgtccattttaccctctcccaatgtatatatatatatatataatattaatattaaaataattagtttaaaataattagataataattctatattaaataaataaatatttggcgGTAGTGACCATTTTTTCAtgggaaatttttattttacactaatccaatttatttgtattaaacaatattaatttaattagtaatttgaataattaatttcaatgattattaaatgaagatatgttatttaaatatttaatttatacattaaaattaataaatgatatttaaaatatttataattaaaaaaaattaattaattaaccgttaattataataattaaatcataaagtgagaaatttaattaaatatttaaacataattaaatattttataactaaaaaaattgattaatttaattagttaagtataataattaacatgaataatacaaaatattgttataaataaaaattattattattaaacaaaaactcactatattatttagtattatttgtttatattaagggCACAAACGTAATTACGCactatcttctttttttatttttctcattcccaataaattacttatttacttttctcattcccaaggAATTAACTCTCTCtcaaccaaacaaagttttcattcccatcCCCTTTCCCAAAGTTTTCATTCCCTTCCCCTTCTCTAAAGTTTTCATTCCTCATTCTGTCATCCAAACGGTACCTAAGCTCTCAGACAGTAACAGCAATGCCAACTAGACTGTGCCAATGTAAGTCTCTTCACAGTAAGTCCCAGTGTCAATGTGAAATTTCAATATAACagggtaaatttttcaaatgtgGGTCCTGAATATTAAGAGAATTAGAGGGAAGTTTTGAGTAAACTAAAACTTGAGAGGGACCTTAAAGCAATGTTCCTTCAGTGATACATAACAAGGTATCTAGAATTTTAGGAAAAGAAGACTAACTGTAGATGACTTCAATGTGCCAACTTGAGCTAAGCTTATTCCTGCCAAGTCTCCATCACATGAAAGACTAGAATAATTTAGCAGAGTTAAATAGTTTAGAAGACGACGAACATTAAATAATGAGATTTATCTATTATTCAAATTTGAGGCTTGAATTCTTCGAAGAGAATTtcgcagaaaaaaaaaaaaccttatatgATGACAAGTAAAGGATGCTCTCCAATGACTCATattcttctttcattctcaGCAGAAATTTTCATGATAATTGCAATGCAGAAAAAGACAGTCATGATCAACACTAGCGCAGGAATTTCCAATATTTGAAAATGCAGTTGTTACTGCCGAATACTTTGGAAAGAAGAAAGCTAAGTGCATGTGTGTAAAATATCAAGTTATTAAGAGATCAATTGACTGGGAATTCATTCGAAAGAATTCGACAGCAAAAAAAACCAAGCACAGATAGACAAGTCTCAAAATCTAGAAGAGAATACATTCATTATATCTCAGTTTTTGAGGAATTTCTTCGGcaattcaataaattaattaataaacttgTAGTAGAGAATAATGCAATACCAAACATTATACTAAATGGTTTAGGTCGATAATGATATGTAAGtaaactattaatttaaatctaaaaaatgattttctttcaagaatTCAAGTCATTCCTTTGGCATTGGTCACAATCAAAAGGAGCTCAATGAGTTCATTGGTAACAAGTAGAAGAGAATAATCCAATACTGAAATTATATTAAGTGACTAACAATGATATGTTAGTAAACTATTTATATCACaagattgattttatttaagaatTCAAGTGGGGAGTAAACAAAGTGCAGTTCACCTACCATCTATCAGTCATGATATCTTTGAAACCATGGAAATGTTCAACACATGCCCtcttttaataatgtttttgttATCTTTGGAAACTCATCAGATTTCATTATACATGCCTCACTTTTGAATGTTTGAACAACTTCCTTTTTCTAAGTGTTAGATTTGAGCATATAGTCAAACAATAGTATAGAAAGAATCCTTATTTCCTAAAAGACTCCCAAGTCCTCCCAAAGACTTCACTTTCCCAAAATAAGCTGACTTTCTTCCCAATTTTGTGGCAGATATGCAAAAACATCTCATCAAATTTCAGTTattcaaaagatgaaaagataTTGCatccaaaatcaaacaaataagcATGAATTCAATGCAAAAAGATCAGCTTACCAGGAAATGAAGTAGATGTTGAAACCGAGAATGGCTGCATGGCATGCAGAGTTAGTGAAGATAGAAGAGATTAGATCAGGCATGTAAAAATGTTGATCGAAATCTTAAAGCAACGAAGACGAAGATTGAAATTTGGAACTTGAAACTTACAATACATAGACCATTTCTTTTGTCAGAGGAAATCGGAAAACAACCGACATTGTACAATGTGGATCAGTCTCATTACATACTTCTTCAAGAAACCGATTCAGCACTGATGACTACAAAAAGGTCAGTGATGCTCATTTGATGTCCTTTCCAAATCTAGCAACACTGGATCTCAAGTCTGTTAGCTGTGCAACAACACTCCTCATCGAAGGCCTGTCACTCGCCTCACTGGCTGTACATTGTAAGGCCAACTTGAGTACTCGTCTCATTTCCAACTCTACAGAACCGATAATTTCATGCCTGATACTTGgatcaataataatattaacatcATCAGTACCATTCAAAGTTGAAAGTGCCCAATTTACAATGTTCATGTTATCCGGAAAAGATGGATCCAAAGCCATCTTCCTTGTTATCAATTCAAGTAGAACCACCCCATAGCTATACATGTCAGACTCCTTGTTTCTTCTAGTTGTAAATGCAGTTTCTGACAGAAGAGAATCAAAACAAGTCATCAACAAGTTATGAGTTTGCATTCTGTTTTCTGAAACAATTGTTAATGATAAAGTATgaaaatatgaagaatataagTCATACCAGGTGACATATAGCCAATGGTACCCATGATTGCCGAGGACTGAGGAGATGCTGAAATTTGATCCATGAGCTTGGCAATTCCGAAATCAGAGATATGAGGTTCCATGTTAGAGTCTAAAAGAATGTTCTTCGGTTTGATGTCACGGTGAATAATAGCCGGGTTGCAGTCATCGTGGAGATAGGCAAGGCCTTGAGCAATTCCAAGAGCTATCTTGTAGCGCGCATTCCATTCCAAAACTGGCGGAGGCTTTATCTCATGTAAAACATCATGAAGACTTCCATTTTCCATATATTCGTAGAGAATCAATCCATAGTCATTTTTTTCAGCCAAAAGTCCACCAATCTCACAAGATTTCTATGCCTGATCTTACCAACTGTTTGGATTTCTCTGACCATGCTCACAttggatcctttctgagtagaaAACAAGTTTCTTCACAGCATAGACTTCATTCGGACTCAGCAAAGCTTTGTAAACAGTTCCATGAGCTCCATTTCCCAAAATGTACTTCTCATTCAAATTTTTCAGTGGCTTCAATTACTTTTGTTCAGGAGGAAAGATGATCCTTCATGTAACGATGGCCTTCCCTCGGTAACTCTCCCTACGTCCAAGGAGAATACAACCACATCCAAGGAACAGTAACATGCAGAAAAAGAACGAACCAAGACTAATCAGCACAATGGCAATCGTACTGAGATCTTTTCTTATCCTGCTTCCACCACATAATGTAAGACTGCTATTCTTCAAGCAAGAAAATTCACCTTCCGGACAACAAAGGCCTGCATTGCCCGTAAATGAGCTTGGAAAGGAAACCAACAAGTTTAACAAATTTTTCGGCAAAGAACCAGTGAACTGATTATATGAAACATTCACCTGGAGCAATGAACTAAGATCACGCAATGAAGTTAGTTCTCCGGTCAGATTATTGTTAGAGACATCAAGGGTCTGTAGTCTATTCAGATTTGCAAACTCCGAAGGAATCTGGCCAGTTAGTCCGTTACTGCTAAGGTttaaagctatttgaagactGCTTACTCTGCCCAATGATGAAGGAATCATGCGCTTGAAGTTATTAGCACCAAGCTGCAATTCGAGCAACATCTCAAATCCTGACAAGAAATCTGGGATCCCGCCACTGAATTGATTGCCTTGTAGCATCAGTTGAGACAGAAGCAACAAGTTTTTCAGGCTCAATGGAACTGTTCCattgaaaagaattaaaagCTCAAATTCAGTATATCTAACTTACTGCATTGAGAAATTTGTGAAGGCAACTGACCATATAATCTGTTACTCGATAAATCTAAAACATGCAAATTAACTAGCTTTCCAATTTCTTGAGGAACCGAGCCTTTGATCTTGTTGCTTGATAAGTTTATCATAGTGACATTCACACAATTACCCACACTAGGAGGTAATGGCCCATTCAAATTATTCTCCCTCAAATCCATGTACAACAGGCTTGAATCCTCAGCAAAATCAGGTAGAGAACCACTGAGCTTGTTATTCCTAAGAATCAGCCTCCTCAGACTTGAACAGTTCCCGACATCGGCAGGCACATTACCTTCGAGTAAATTATAACCCAAGTTCAAAACCTCCAATTGTTTCCCATGACAGAGATTTGGTGGGATGCCtccaacaaaattattattagtgaAGTCAATTTGAACTAAACTACTGTTGATCCCCAACCCCTTGAGGTATGACACCACTAAACCGGTTATTGAAAAAGAGTGACATTCTTAAGGTTTCTAAGTTCAGTCATCACTGGAGACAAAAAGCCCAGAGAGAGAGTTGTTGTAAACAAGAACCTCTTGAGGCTCTTGATCCTCCAAATCTCAACCGGAAACTCACCGGTGAAGTAGTTTTGTAAACAGGCGGAGAGTTTTTGAGATTGAGACAGCTGACCCAATTCTCTTGGAATAATGCCTTCAAGCTGGTTCTCATATGCCTGAAAAATCATACAGTGATCGACAATTCCCTATACCCGAGGAATCGGCCCTGACAGAGAGTTCTGAGAGAGATATAGTATCTCAAGGTTTTCTAGCAAACTGATGGAAGGCGGTATCAGGCCAGACAACTGATTGCTTACAACAGCAAATACTGTCAAATTACTGCAATTTCCCAGCCATGCCGGGATCTCACCTTTGAAACGATTGAACGACAAAATGAA
Coding sequences:
- the LOC120255758 gene encoding LOW QUALITY PROTEIN: receptor-like protein kinase (The sequence of the model RefSeq protein was modified relative to this genomic sequence to represent the inferred CDS: inserted 2 bases in 1 codon; deleted 2 bases in 1 codon); the protein is MLQGNQFSGGIPDFLSGFEMLLELQLGANNFKRMIPSSLGRVSSLQIALNLSSNGLTGQIPSEFANLNRLQTLDVSNNNLTGELTSLRDLSSLLQVNVSYNQFTGSLPKNLLNLLVSFPSSFTGNAGLCCPEGEFSCLKNSSLTLCGGSRIRKDLSTIAIVLISLGSFFFCMLLFLGCGCILLGRRESYRGKAIPLKNLNEKYILGNGAHGTVYKALLSPNEVYAVKKLVXSTQKGSNVSMVREIQTVGKIRHRNLVRLVDFWLKNDYGLILYEYMENGSLHDVLHEIKPPPVLEWNARYKIALGIAQGLAYLHDDCNPAIIHRDIKPKNILLDSNMEPHISDFGIAKLMDQISASPQSSAIMGTIGYMSPETAFTTRRNKESDMYSYGVVLLELITRKMALDPSFPDNMNIVNWALSTLNGTDDVNIIIDPSIRHEIIGSVELEMRRVLKLALQCTASEASDRPSMRSVVAQLTDLRSSVARFGKDIK